A genomic window from Mesosutterella faecium includes:
- a CDS encoding NADH-dependent flavin oxidoreductase: protein MRRSDLPALRERAELVKKEGALAIAQIHHAGILGRAEFLPGHRVVGPSDNEEKGAEALSGSEVKELVEAFARAARLCLEAGYDGVEIHGANQYLIQQFYSAKTNRRTDEWGGSREKRMRFPLVVTDAVLRVREEAGRPDFVVGYRLSPEEPDENGLTMEDTTALVEQLAARPLQYIHVSQKDFFRKARRGADPALSRLEIIRRVIRGRTALMGVGNLMTAEDFARALATGWVDFTATARALMLNPELGELIRSGRGSEIATRLTPEVEASCRTPSVLFPRLPR from the coding sequence ATCCGCCGCTCCGACCTGCCGGCGCTGCGCGAGCGGGCCGAGCTCGTAAAGAAGGAGGGGGCGCTCGCAATCGCGCAGATCCATCACGCGGGGATCCTCGGGCGCGCCGAGTTCCTGCCCGGGCACCGCGTCGTGGGGCCCTCGGACAATGAGGAAAAGGGCGCCGAGGCGCTGTCGGGCTCCGAAGTGAAGGAACTTGTCGAGGCCTTTGCCAGGGCGGCCCGGCTCTGCCTCGAGGCGGGCTATGACGGGGTCGAGATCCACGGCGCGAACCAGTACCTGATCCAGCAGTTCTACTCCGCGAAGACCAACCGCCGCACGGACGAGTGGGGCGGAAGCCGCGAAAAGCGGATGCGCTTCCCGCTTGTCGTGACGGACGCGGTGCTCAGGGTCCGCGAGGAGGCCGGACGGCCCGACTTTGTCGTGGGCTACAGGCTCTCGCCCGAGGAGCCCGATGAGAACGGGCTCACCATGGAGGACACGACGGCGCTGGTCGAGCAGCTCGCAGCCCGCCCCCTGCAGTACATCCACGTCTCTCAGAAGGACTTCTTCCGCAAGGCCAGACGCGGTGCGGACCCGGCGCTCTCGAGGCTTGAGATCATCCGGCGGGTGATCCGCGGCCGCACGGCGCTCATGGGGGTGGGAAACCTCATGACCGCGGAGGACTTTGCCCGGGCGCTTGCGACCGGGTGGGTTGATTTCACGGCCACGGCCCGCGCCCTGATGCTGAACCCGGAGCTGGGCGAGCTGATCCGCTCGGGCCGCGGTTCCGAGATCGCGACGCGCC
- a CDS encoding MATE family efflux transporter has translation MTENITQKLISRIRSGGSFTRSEELALVVRLSLPAIVAQIAAVMMQYIDAAMVGNLGAVEAAAVGLVASTTWLFWGLGSAGLTGYTVLASHRIGARDYSAARSLLRQGFVVALATGLILGGAGLAISPFLPEFLGASPEVAPEARIYFALYTAAFPIFFLSAFAGGMLRASGNIRVPSLLSVLMCLEDVVFNFLLIFPTREVQFAGLSFTAPGAGLGVAGAAVGTVLAEFLTALPMLWFVCTKSPELRIRGERGRFRPEAARLKEAFRIGIPIGCQHTVMCCAQVASTMIVAPLGTVALAANSLAITAEGLCYMPGYGIADAASSLTGQCIGARRPALARRFAYLTVGSGIAVMTLMGAFMYAAAPFMMGLMSNVDAIIELGSTVLRIEAFAEPMFAASIVAYGVFMGAGDTLAPCLMNLGSMWLVRIPAAWLLSQSMGLRGVWIAMCGELILRGLIFLARLRFGNWQKEPRG, from the coding sequence ATGACTGAAAACATCACCCAAAAACTGATCTCGAGGATCCGCTCGGGCGGTTCCTTCACCCGCTCCGAAGAGCTCGCGCTTGTCGTGCGGCTCAGCCTCCCGGCGATCGTCGCCCAGATCGCAGCGGTCATGATGCAGTACATCGACGCCGCGATGGTGGGCAACCTCGGGGCGGTGGAAGCGGCCGCCGTGGGACTTGTCGCCTCGACCACGTGGCTGTTCTGGGGTCTGGGCAGCGCGGGGCTCACGGGCTACACGGTGCTCGCGAGCCACCGGATCGGAGCCCGGGACTACAGTGCGGCCCGCTCGCTGCTTCGCCAGGGCTTCGTCGTCGCGCTCGCGACCGGGCTCATCCTGGGCGGCGCGGGGCTTGCGATCTCGCCCTTCCTGCCGGAGTTCCTCGGCGCCTCGCCCGAGGTCGCCCCGGAGGCGCGCATTTACTTCGCGCTCTACACGGCCGCCTTCCCGATCTTCTTCCTCAGCGCTTTCGCGGGCGGGATGCTGCGCGCGAGCGGCAACATCCGGGTGCCCTCGCTGCTGAGCGTGCTCATGTGCCTCGAGGACGTCGTCTTCAACTTCCTTCTCATCTTCCCCACGCGCGAGGTACAGTTCGCGGGACTTTCCTTCACGGCCCCTGGCGCAGGGCTCGGGGTCGCGGGAGCGGCGGTCGGCACCGTGCTCGCCGAATTCCTCACGGCGCTTCCCATGCTCTGGTTCGTCTGCACGAAGTCGCCGGAACTGCGGATCCGCGGCGAGCGGGGGCGCTTCAGGCCCGAGGCGGCGCGGCTTAAGGAGGCCTTCCGGATCGGGATCCCGATCGGCTGCCAGCACACCGTCATGTGCTGCGCGCAGGTCGCCTCAACGATGATCGTCGCACCGCTTGGCACCGTCGCCCTCGCGGCGAACTCGCTTGCGATCACTGCCGAGGGCCTGTGCTACATGCCGGGCTACGGAATCGCCGACGCCGCCTCGTCGCTCACCGGCCAGTGCATCGGGGCGAGGCGGCCCGCGCTGGCCAGGCGCTTCGCCTACCTCACGGTGGGCTCGGGGATTGCCGTGATGACCCTGATGGGCGCCTTCATGTACGCAGCAGCGCCCTTCATGATGGGGCTCATGTCGAACGTGGACGCGATCATCGAGCTCGGCAGCACCGTGCTTCGGATCGAGGCGTTCGCCGAGCCGATGTTCGCCGCCTCGATCGTCGCCTACGGCGTCTTCATGGGCGCGGGCGACACGCTCGCGCCCTGCCTCATGAACCTGGGGAGCATGTGGCTCGTGAGGATCCCGGCCGCGTGGCTGCTTTCCCAGTCGATGGGGCTTCGGGGCGTGTGGATCGCGATGTGCGGCGAGCTCATCCTGCGCGGCCTCATCTTCCTCGCGAGGCTGCGCTTCGGGAACTGGCAGAAAGAGCCCCGGGGTTGA
- a CDS encoding tetratricopeptide repeat protein gives MTSKTEKGEWRARGARRAGEGLEFVYPRTRREAARECLGRAAMGDRRAQYEAGSRLERGDGVEADRAKAFEWFCRSAQAGYGPACSKAALYCLEGLAGRRDVARGIAFLERGAGTGDAVCLLLKGECCLKGVGCEVSRAEALRCFERAAACGLPSVQYRAGLRCLEGDEGYALDLKKGMAWLTSAARHGFPQAALELGRMRLEGRLVRKSGREALRWFALAAREGSAEGLLEQGRLLLSGRGGASGLRRGMRCLRAASERGLAEAEELLRGSLPKGGDSGPEAAGRAAVEKA, from the coding sequence ATGACTTCAAAAACAGAAAAGGGAGAATGGCGCGCGAGGGGCGCGCGGCGGGCGGGGGAGGGCCTTGAGTTCGTCTACCCCAGAACCCGCAGGGAGGCGGCGCGCGAGTGCCTCGGGCGCGCCGCGATGGGAGACCGCAGGGCGCAGTACGAGGCGGGCTCGCGGCTTGAGCGCGGCGACGGCGTGGAGGCCGACAGAGCGAAGGCCTTCGAGTGGTTCTGCCGCTCGGCTCAGGCGGGCTACGGGCCGGCCTGCTCGAAGGCGGCGCTTTACTGCCTCGAGGGGCTCGCGGGGCGGCGGGACGTCGCGCGGGGAATCGCCTTCCTCGAGCGCGGCGCTGGAACGGGCGACGCGGTCTGCCTGCTGCTCAAAGGCGAGTGCTGCCTGAAGGGCGTCGGCTGCGAGGTCTCCCGCGCCGAAGCGCTGCGCTGCTTTGAGCGCGCGGCCGCCTGCGGCCTGCCCTCGGTCCAGTACCGGGCGGGGCTTCGCTGCCTTGAAGGCGACGAGGGCTACGCGCTCGACCTGAAAAAGGGGATGGCGTGGCTCACGAGCGCCGCGCGGCACGGGTTCCCCCAGGCCGCGCTCGAGCTCGGGCGGATGAGGCTTGAGGGGCGGCTCGTTCGGAAAAGCGGGCGCGAGGCCCTGCGCTGGTTTGCGCTCGCGGCCCGGGAGGGAAGCGCGGAGGGGCTGCTCGAGCAGGGGCGGCTTCTGCTGTCCGGCCGGGGCGGCGCTTCAGGCCTCAGGCGGGGCATGAGGTGCCTCAGGGCCGCCTCCGAGCGGGGGCTGGCCGAGGCGGAGGAGCTCCTTAGGGGTTCGCTCCCGAAGGGCGGGGACAGCGGGCCGGAAGCCGCGGGCCGGGCCGCGGTCGAAAAGGCCTGA
- a CDS encoding flavocytochrome c has translation MSELRLSRRRLLAWSALAAAAGTFPLGAAAVTAVPEKWDEVRDVIVVGSGFAGLAAAYEAKKAGSDVLILEKMRTPGGNSIINGGIFAVPGSPEQKKLGIKDSPELMEKDMMRAGDGLNHVEKVRTLCEQALPTYHWAVEEIGVKFQSRNIKQEGGHSVPRSLFTANGSGSEIVTKELAALEKLGVKPRLRAMMESIIVDPSGRVVGLRVREGYRFPDRNSGRVRCIAARRAVVLAYGGFAADPAFREMYDPKLTEKFQSTNQPGATGDSWRAAMDIGAQMIQNDQIQILPQTSPDEKGFGIGFAWSGHVSMFGVWIDAVTGRRFVNELANRKVRSLAILERLSQGHDCLAIGDAGTAASFAEIRPGMLQKELQRGCVFKYDTLEDLARARKVPLEALKQTIAEMNETVKTRRDPIGRPVNAKAKPLGQGPWYVARMSPKVHHCMGGLYTNNKAQVYHVMGRLIPGLYAAGEATGGVHGAVRLGSCGTADALIYGRIAGEQAAAQKPWM, from the coding sequence ATGTCAGAACTCAGACTGTCCAGGCGGCGGCTGCTGGCCTGGAGCGCGCTTGCGGCTGCGGCCGGAACCTTCCCGCTCGGGGCGGCGGCCGTCACGGCGGTGCCCGAAAAATGGGACGAGGTCCGCGACGTGATCGTCGTGGGCTCGGGGTTTGCGGGGCTCGCAGCGGCTTATGAGGCGAAGAAGGCGGGCAGCGACGTGCTCATCCTCGAGAAAATGAGGACGCCCGGGGGCAACTCCATCATCAACGGCGGCATTTTCGCGGTTCCGGGCTCCCCCGAGCAGAAGAAGCTCGGCATCAAGGACTCGCCCGAACTCATGGAAAAGGACATGATGCGGGCGGGCGACGGCCTCAACCACGTCGAGAAGGTCCGCACGCTCTGCGAGCAGGCGCTTCCGACCTACCACTGGGCCGTGGAAGAGATCGGCGTGAAGTTCCAGAGCAGGAACATCAAGCAGGAGGGCGGCCACAGCGTCCCGAGAAGCCTCTTCACCGCGAACGGCTCGGGCTCCGAGATCGTCACGAAGGAGCTCGCGGCCCTTGAGAAGCTCGGCGTGAAGCCGCGGCTTCGCGCGATGATGGAGTCGATCATCGTCGATCCCTCGGGGCGCGTCGTGGGGCTGCGGGTCCGCGAGGGCTACCGCTTCCCCGACCGGAACTCCGGGCGGGTGCGCTGCATCGCCGCCCGGCGGGCCGTCGTGCTCGCCTACGGGGGATTCGCCGCCGACCCGGCCTTCCGCGAGATGTACGACCCGAAGCTCACGGAAAAGTTCCAGAGCACCAACCAGCCCGGGGCCACGGGGGACTCGTGGCGCGCCGCGATGGACATCGGCGCGCAGATGATCCAGAACGACCAGATTCAGATCCTGCCCCAGACCTCGCCCGACGAGAAGGGCTTCGGCATCGGGTTCGCCTGGTCGGGCCACGTGTCGATGTTCGGCGTCTGGATCGACGCCGTCACGGGGCGGCGGTTCGTGAACGAGCTGGCGAACCGCAAGGTGAGGTCGCTCGCCATCCTCGAGCGCCTCTCCCAGGGGCACGACTGCCTCGCGATCGGGGACGCGGGCACCGCGGCGAGCTTTGCCGAAATCCGCCCCGGCATGCTCCAGAAGGAGCTGCAGCGCGGCTGCGTTTTCAAGTACGACACGCTCGAGGACCTCGCGCGGGCCCGGAAGGTGCCGCTTGAGGCCCTGAAGCAGACGATCGCGGAGATGAATGAGACGGTGAAGACCCGGCGCGATCCTATCGGACGTCCTGTCAACGCGAAGGCAAAGCCCCTGGGCCAGGGCCCCTGGTACGTGGCCCGGATGTCGCCCAAGGTCCACCACTGCATGGGCGGGCTCTACACGAACAACAAGGCTCAGGTCTACCACGTCATGGGGCGGCTCATCCCGGGGCTTTATGCGGCGGGCGAGGCGACGGGCGGCGTCCACGGCGCGGTGCGCCTGGGCTCCTGCGGCACGGCCGACGCCCTGATCTACGGCCGCATCGCGGGAGAGCAGGCCGCGGCGCAGAAGCCCTGGATGTAA